From Riemerella anatipestifer ATCC 11845 = DSM 15868, a single genomic window includes:
- the rsfS gene encoding ribosome silencing factor: MSNTNDKQELIDTIIRAIQDTKGEDIQVLNLTKIENAVADYFIICSGNSNTQVSAIAGNIEKTVRNELKERPWHTEGAENALWVLVDYVSVVVHVFQKHIREYYEIEELWGDAEVTKIEDLN; this comes from the coding sequence ATGAGTAATACAAACGATAAACAAGAGTTGATAGACACTATCATTAGAGCAATACAAGATACTAAGGGAGAAGATATCCAAGTTCTTAATTTAACTAAAATAGAAAATGCCGTAGCAGATTATTTTATTATCTGTAGTGGTAACTCTAATACTCAGGTATCAGCTATTGCAGGGAATATAGAGAAAACAGTGCGTAACGAGCTTAAAGAACGCCCTTGGCATACCGAAGGTGCAGAAAATGCATTGTGGGTACTGGTAGATTATGTATCTGTAGTGGTGCATGTTTTCCAAAAACACATTAGAGAATATTACGAAATAGAGGAGCTTTGGGGAGATGCAGAAGTAACCAAAATAGAAGATTTAAATTAA
- a CDS encoding Na+/H+ antiporter NhaC family protein codes for MKKTSVISVVPLLVFVFTFIGSGIYFNDFYALPSPIAVMAGIVVAFILFKESFNEKIDTFLNGCGDHKILNMCIIYLLAGAFAVVSKSIGSVDIIVDFGVSLISSSYIPLGIFIIAAFISISSGTSVGTIVTLGSVVVGFADKGIDINLLGAALLGGAMLGDNLSVISDTTIAATQSLDCEMKDKLRTNLKIAIPAAIITCVLYVILANVISTPTELNTTTSVDTRQLFLTLPYLLVIILSLAGINVFLVLLLGIVFSSSLGFFILDFGVLEISKKVYEGFTSMQEIFILSLFTGGLAALVEKAGGMEFLLNRIKKIISGRKSALLGAGTLVSLVDIATANNTIAIIISGKIAKNISTHYKIAPRFMASVLDIFSCVIQGLLPYGAQILIIIGLSNNRIDYFNLVSYTFYPILLLLCVLLWIFFSKEEKKAQI; via the coding sequence ATGAAAAAAACCTCTGTTATCTCTGTTGTACCTCTATTGGTATTCGTGTTTACCTTTATTGGCAGTGGTATTTATTTTAACGATTTTTACGCTTTGCCTTCTCCCATTGCTGTGATGGCAGGTATTGTAGTGGCTTTCATTTTATTTAAAGAGTCTTTTAATGAAAAAATAGATACTTTCCTAAATGGTTGTGGCGACCACAAGATACTCAATATGTGTATCATCTATCTCCTTGCTGGAGCTTTTGCGGTGGTATCTAAGTCCATAGGAAGCGTAGACATTATCGTGGATTTTGGAGTGAGTCTAATTTCCTCCTCGTACATTCCTTTGGGTATTTTTATTATCGCTGCTTTTATTTCTATATCGTCTGGAACTTCCGTAGGAACTATTGTAACTCTAGGCTCTGTGGTTGTTGGATTTGCCGATAAAGGGATAGATATTAACCTATTAGGAGCAGCACTATTAGGAGGTGCTATGCTAGGTGATAACCTTTCTGTAATTTCGGACACCACTATAGCCGCTACCCAATCACTAGATTGTGAGATGAAGGACAAGCTAAGGACCAATCTTAAAATAGCTATTCCTGCAGCCATTATTACCTGCGTATTATACGTCATACTAGCAAACGTAATTTCCACGCCTACCGAACTCAATACCACAACATCTGTAGATACTCGCCAATTATTTCTCACCTTACCCTATTTATTGGTGATTATCCTTTCTCTTGCGGGTATCAATGTTTTTTTAGTGCTTCTACTGGGTATTGTATTCAGTAGTTCTTTAGGGTTTTTCATTTTGGATTTTGGAGTATTGGAAATCAGTAAAAAAGTATATGAAGGCTTTACAAGTATGCAAGAAATCTTTATACTTTCACTTTTTACAGGTGGTTTGGCCGCTTTAGTTGAGAAGGCAGGAGGAATGGAATTTCTTCTTAACAGAATAAAAAAAATTATTTCAGGAAGAAAATCTGCTTTACTAGGTGCAGGTACACTTGTAAGTCTTGTAGATATTGCAACTGCCAATAATACAATCGCTATTATTATATCAGGTAAAATTGCTAAAAATATAAGTACACACTATAAAATAGCTCCTAGATTTATGGCATCTGTACTAGATATTTTCTCCTGTGTTATACAAGGGCTACTCCCTTATGGAGCTCAGATACTTATTATCATTGGACTAAGCAATAACCGTATTGATTACTTCAACCTAGTAAGCTATACTTTTTATCCCATTTTATTGCTTTTATGCGTACTCCTTTGGATTTTTTTCTCTAAAGAAGAGAAGAAAGCACAAATATAA
- a CDS encoding Arm DNA-binding domain-containing protein, which translates to MNTDILKILFVISASRINKQGFAPLNCRITYNSERKPFATGLFINPDNWNSKKQKAFPPNEENIFINTQLSLIKNNINQAFLFLQVKEEKFDVNDIYTQYKGETLAIFYPYILHIPDII; encoded by the coding sequence ATGAATACAGACATTTTAAAAATATTATTTGTAATTTCAGCTTCAAGAATAAATAAGCAAGGATTCGCTCCATTAAATTGTAGAATCACCTACAATTCAGAAAGGAAGCCTTTTGCAACAGGATTATTCATAAATCCTGATAACTGGAATTCTAAAAAACAAAAAGCATTTCCACCCAATGAAGAAAACATCTTTATCAATACACAATTAAGCCTGATTAAAAATAACATTAATCAGGCTTTTTTATTCCTTCAAGTTAAGGAAGAAAAATTTGATGTAAATGACATCTATACACAATATAAAGGAGAAACTTTAGCTATTTTTTATCCATACATACTGCATATTCCAGATATCATTTAA
- a CDS encoding helix-turn-helix domain-containing protein, with the protein MEKTEILKKIGKKVKEMRESKGISQVELVGKMQGEIDPTNISRIESGRTNPTIYTLYRIAEALEIKISDLVDIEN; encoded by the coding sequence TTGGAAAAAACTGAAATTCTTAAAAAAATAGGAAAAAAAGTTAAGGAGATGAGAGAATCTAAAGGAATTTCTCAGGTAGAACTTGTAGGCAAAATGCAGGGAGAAATAGACCCTACCAATATTTCTAGGATAGAATCTGGTAGAACTAATCCTACTATCTATACACTCTATAGAATTGCAGAAGCCCTAGAAATTAAAATAAGTGATTTAGTAGATATAGAAAACTAG
- a CDS encoding DUF6804 family protein, whose translation MIKIILSIFLMLCLFDMPYGYYQLVRFIALICFSMLAYQYKNNHTLLVIFISLALLFQPFIKIALGRTLWNIIDVVVAIFLLILLKVEHKDEK comes from the coding sequence ATGATTAAAATTATCTTATCAATATTTTTAATGCTGTGTTTGTTTGATATGCCCTATGGGTATTATCAATTAGTAAGATTTATTGCTCTAATATGTTTTTCTATGTTAGCTTATCAATATAAAAACAACCATACCTTGCTTGTTATTTTTATTAGTTTAGCTTTACTATTTCAACCATTTATAAAAATTGCATTAGGAAGAACTCTATGGAACATCATAGATGTTGTGGTGGCTATTTTTTTATTGATACTCTTAAAAGTGGAGCATAAAGATGAAAAATAA
- a CDS encoding AAA family ATPase: MQLRPSERKRAKIKMALQGSAGSGKTYSSLLLAQGLTNGDFSKVAIIDTENGSADLYAHLGNYNVLSMQPPFSPQKYVQAIEVCEKAGMEVIILDSISHCWDYLLDYHSSLAGNSFTNWAKIKPLEKLFIDKILQSNAHVIATMRTKQDYVLNQKDGKFIPEKVGLKAVQRDGLDFEFTLVFDVDIKHFAVASKDRTEIFMDKPEFIITSETGKKILDWCNSGKLEVPSSSKELSEQEVYQEIQMCNSLSELLALYQKYPHYQKNLKPDFEAKKSLLIQLTNPQNFSQNGHAKHH; this comes from the coding sequence ATGCAACTAAGACCAAGTGAAAGAAAAAGAGCCAAGATAAAAATGGCTTTACAAGGAAGTGCAGGAAGTGGTAAAACTTACTCAAGTTTGTTACTAGCACAAGGACTAACCAATGGAGACTTTTCTAAAGTAGCCATTATTGATACAGAAAATGGAAGTGCTGACTTATATGCTCATTTAGGCAACTACAATGTACTTTCTATGCAGCCTCCATTTAGTCCTCAAAAGTATGTACAAGCTATTGAAGTTTGCGAGAAAGCAGGAATGGAGGTAATTATTTTAGATAGTATTTCTCATTGTTGGGATTATCTGTTAGATTATCACAGTTCCTTAGCTGGAAATAGCTTTACCAATTGGGCTAAAATTAAGCCTTTGGAGAAACTATTTATTGATAAAATACTTCAATCTAATGCTCATGTAATTGCTACTATGAGGACTAAACAGGACTATGTACTCAATCAAAAAGATGGAAAGTTTATCCCTGAAAAAGTAGGTTTAAAGGCTGTTCAAAGAGATGGATTAGACTTTGAGTTCACTCTAGTTTTTGATGTGGATATTAAGCACTTTGCTGTAGCTAGTAAGGACAGAACTGAAATTTTTATGGATAAACCTGAGTTTATCATCACTTCTGAAACAGGTAAGAAAATTCTAGATTGGTGTAATTCTGGAAAGCTAGAAGTTCCATCTAGCTCTAAAGAATTATCTGAGCAAGAAGTGTATCAAGAAATTCAAATGTGTAACTCCTTATCAGAGTTATTGGCTCTGTATCAGAAGTACCCACACTATCAGAAAAATTTAAAACCTGATTTTGAAGCTAAGAAATCCCTTTTAATACAATTAACCAACCCTCAAAATTTTAGTCAAAATGGACACGCAAAACATCATTAA
- the ftsH gene encoding ATP-dependent zinc metalloprotease FtsH: protein MDKNKGFNWFYLLIFGALAVLFLPKLFSSSNTKTINEDEFFNMMRGGKVENLVLMRDSKEGLVFLNKTAKTASKGTSQADNPLMALQPSPDFKFAFGDLQYFQQRYDAVKKEKPQIKTSMDFDDSESPMQSLLFQALFWIGIMFLFYFVIFRKMAGGSGAGGQIFNIGKSRAKLFDEKDKVQVTFKDVAGLEGAKEEVQEVVDFLKNAEKYTKLGGKIPKGVLLVGPPGTGKTLLAKAVAGEAKVPFFSLSGSDFVEMFVGVGASRVRDLFAQAKAKSPAIIFIDEIDAIGRARGRGAFTGGNDERENTLNQLLTEMDGFGTDTNVIVMAATNRADILDKALMRAGRFDRSIYVDLPELHERKQIFNVHLAKIKLDNTVEVEFLAKQTPGFSGADIANVCNEAALVAARKGHEAVGKQDFLDAVDRIIGGLEKKNKAIKPSEKRRVAFHEAGHASISWLVEHAAPLLKVTIVPRGRSLGAAWYLPEERQLTTTEQMLDEMCATLGGRAAEQVVFGTISTGALSDLERVTKQAQAMVTIYGLNDKVGNISYYDSSGQQEYSFGKPYSEQTAKMIDEEISKIIEGQYQRAINILNENRDKLDALADKLLEKEVIFREDLEAIFGKRAWDPELTETPVSSIEEVKKYDEPVVIDNDEENKG from the coding sequence ATGGATAAAAATAAAGGGTTTAACTGGTTCTACTTACTTATTTTTGGTGCTTTGGCAGTTTTATTTTTGCCAAAGTTGTTTTCTTCATCTAATACGAAAACCATCAATGAAGATGAGTTTTTTAATATGATGAGAGGAGGCAAAGTAGAGAACCTTGTCTTAATGAGAGACTCTAAAGAAGGCTTAGTTTTTCTAAACAAAACTGCGAAAACAGCCTCAAAAGGTACTTCACAAGCGGATAATCCACTTATGGCACTACAACCGTCGCCAGATTTTAAATTTGCTTTTGGAGATTTACAATATTTTCAGCAGAGATATGATGCTGTAAAGAAGGAAAAACCACAGATAAAAACATCTATGGATTTTGATGACTCTGAATCGCCAATGCAGAGCTTATTATTCCAAGCGTTGTTTTGGATAGGGATTATGTTTTTGTTCTACTTTGTTATCTTTAGAAAGATGGCTGGAGGCAGTGGTGCTGGTGGTCAGATTTTCAACATAGGAAAATCGAGAGCTAAGCTTTTTGATGAAAAAGATAAAGTGCAGGTAACATTTAAAGACGTTGCAGGATTAGAAGGAGCTAAAGAGGAAGTACAAGAAGTAGTGGATTTCCTTAAAAATGCAGAGAAATATACTAAACTGGGCGGAAAGATACCTAAAGGAGTTCTTCTTGTAGGACCTCCAGGAACAGGTAAAACTTTATTGGCTAAAGCAGTTGCTGGTGAAGCTAAAGTACCTTTCTTTTCGTTGTCTGGTTCAGACTTTGTAGAGATGTTTGTGGGAGTTGGGGCTTCTAGAGTGAGAGATTTGTTTGCTCAAGCTAAAGCAAAATCACCAGCCATCATATTTATAGACGAGATAGATGCTATTGGTAGAGCTAGAGGTAGAGGTGCTTTTACGGGAGGAAATGATGAAAGAGAAAATACACTAAACCAACTTTTAACAGAAATGGACGGTTTCGGTACAGATACTAATGTGATAGTAATGGCAGCAACCAACCGTGCGGATATTTTGGATAAAGCCTTGATGCGTGCAGGAAGGTTTGACCGTTCCATTTATGTAGATTTACCTGAATTACACGAGAGAAAACAAATATTTAATGTTCATTTAGCTAAAATAAAACTAGACAATACTGTAGAGGTAGAGTTTTTGGCAAAGCAAACGCCTGGTTTTAGTGGTGCAGATATTGCGAATGTATGTAATGAGGCGGCATTAGTGGCGGCAAGAAAAGGACACGAAGCGGTAGGGAAACAAGATTTCTTAGATGCAGTGGACAGAATTATAGGTGGATTAGAGAAGAAAAATAAAGCAATTAAGCCTTCCGAGAAGAGAAGGGTAGCGTTCCACGAAGCTGGTCATGCGAGTATTAGTTGGTTAGTAGAACACGCAGCACCGTTGCTTAAGGTAACTATTGTTCCTAGAGGGCGTTCTTTAGGTGCAGCTTGGTATCTTCCAGAGGAAAGACAGCTTACTACTACAGAGCAGATGCTAGACGAAATGTGCGCAACTCTAGGTGGTAGAGCAGCGGAGCAAGTAGTATTTGGAACCATCTCTACGGGAGCTTTGTCTGATTTGGAAAGAGTTACGAAACAGGCTCAAGCGATGGTTACCATTTATGGTTTAAATGATAAGGTAGGTAATATTTCTTATTATGATAGTTCAGGACAGCAGGAATATAGCTTTGGGAAACCTTATTCTGAACAGACGGCTAAAATGATAGATGAGGAAATTTCTAAAATCATCGAAGGTCAATACCAAAGAGCTATCAATATTTTAAATGAAAATAGAGATAAACTAGATGCATTGGCGGATAAGCTCCTTGAGAAAGAAGTTATCTTCCGTGAAGATTTAGAAGCGATATTTGGCAAGAGAGCGTGGGATCCAGAACTTACTGAAACTCCAGTTTCCTCTATAGAGGAGGTTAAGAAATATGATGAACCAGTAGTAATTGACAATGATGAAGAAAACAAGGGCTAA
- a CDS encoding DUF3871 family protein, with the protein MDTQNIIKPATLEEAFEIPNSTTIIGKDTSTMELRNVAKKSIRDVFLDNSDGIEDAEVYYPSKMNEEPKSEPKNKVQTFLMANSVVTSAVEEPKDNKPSPFIVANTTEVPLLHLKQDCIVPVFSKDNERTIAHQEFIEVILNATQKVFPHHSMTIPEIRVSHQIKGRVPEAIHKNVKDLLDHEKTIYYERMAFIVKIPSITEVVNGNKLSLCIGGVRAYNQENLYSKKTLEKFKFFIGFQNQVCMNLCVWSDGFVEDMRVSNALELQSKTLEVMQNYNADLHLMEMKELSQDFLTEHQFAQLIGKSRLYQHLPKSEKSKIPVLNFNDSHINTLARDYYEDKNFCRQEDGRINLWSVYNLFTQANKSSYIDTFLDRNLNAFEFSKGIQKTLNGNSDYHWFLS; encoded by the coding sequence ATGGACACGCAAAACATCATTAAACCTGCTACTTTAGAAGAAGCCTTTGAAATTCCAAATTCTACTACCATAATAGGGAAAGATACTAGTACAATGGAATTAAGGAATGTAGCTAAGAAATCTATTAGAGATGTATTTCTAGATAATTCTGATGGTATAGAAGATGCAGAAGTCTATTACCCAAGTAAAATGAATGAAGAACCTAAGTCTGAACCTAAAAATAAAGTTCAGACTTTTTTAATGGCTAATTCTGTAGTTACTTCTGCTGTAGAAGAACCAAAAGATAATAAGCCTAGTCCTTTCATTGTAGCTAATACTACAGAAGTACCTCTACTTCATCTAAAACAAGATTGTATTGTGCCTGTATTTAGTAAAGACAATGAGAGAACTATTGCCCATCAAGAGTTTATAGAAGTGATACTCAATGCTACTCAAAAGGTATTTCCTCATCATAGCATGACTATTCCTGAAATTAGGGTATCTCATCAAATTAAAGGGAGAGTGCCTGAGGCTATTCATAAAAATGTGAAAGATTTATTAGACCATGAGAAAACCATTTATTATGAAAGAATGGCTTTTATAGTAAAAATCCCTAGCATTACAGAAGTAGTAAATGGAAATAAGCTATCTCTTTGTATAGGTGGAGTGAGGGCATATAATCAAGAGAACTTGTATAGTAAAAAAACACTTGAGAAGTTTAAGTTTTTCATTGGGTTTCAAAATCAAGTCTGTATGAATTTGTGTGTTTGGAGTGATGGTTTTGTGGAAGATATGAGAGTTTCTAATGCATTAGAACTACAATCTAAAACTCTAGAAGTAATGCAAAACTACAATGCAGATTTACACCTTATGGAAATGAAAGAGCTTTCTCAAGATTTTCTTACAGAACATCAGTTTGCACAACTCATAGGTAAATCTAGACTATACCAACATCTTCCTAAATCTGAGAAGTCTAAAATCCCTGTACTTAATTTTAATGACAGCCATATTAACACTCTAGCTAGAGATTATTATGAGGATAAGAACTTCTGTAGGCAAGAAGATGGCAGGATAAACCTATGGAGTGTTTATAACCTCTTTACTCAGGCTAATAAGTCTTCTTATATAGATACTTTCCTAGACAGGAATTTGAATGCTTTTGAGTTTTCTAAAGGCATTCAAAAAACTCTCAATGGTAATTCTGATTATCATTGGTTTTTGAGTTAA
- a CDS encoding N-6 DNA methylase, with amino-acid sequence MQLKSLLEKLNLSDKDGLFFYGDLDNEKTSFLSIRIKEIFSEEIKPDAFFCINNEPLILFFEKKRDLEKLERQIWNLNQSPVIFIHDDNQWLIKNGFKFLKSTKRLDILTSSKNLKDFEYFELITGNSWEKHQKKFEKKNRVDFYLLKNIEEARSVLINPKFGNLHPKVANSLLGRVIFIRYLIDRNVELNKYHIKEKEDFYQILSNHKETYQFFQQVKDDFNGNLFPLKYKINDIEINENEKVNAGHLSIISSLLKGDKIHSDSNIELSLFEIYDFSIIPIEFVSNVYEKFIGVDKQADSGAYYTPLFLVDYIQKETVSKYFLDNPNEYNCKVLDPACGSGIFLVETLRQIISQYTKQHPVNVDNEVEYNQYKDKLKSLLQNNIFGIDKDENAISVAIFSLYITLLDSLKPKSIVGFKFPLLENTNFFVADFFDTNNTYNTELKKHHFQFILGNPPWKTKGHPKEKQLFEKYIENRKKQENSSLEIENREIAEAFLVRVSDFNFYESGLIITSKVLYKISRKKEKKGVFRKYFLNHFLVRQVVELSSVRHQIFNNSNDSAVAPATILFYKKENDIEKLRENIVKHISLKPNIFFEAFKLMVIEKYDIKDIAQKFFIDEDWMWKVLVYGNILDYYFIKRLKDNYSTIGKVISDKSKFVFGQGVMEGGGDENDFSEFLGYKYINSSKKDVRQYYIKYSDIWTNPIVHRNRNPLLFDKNILLITEGINNKFRAISAVNYEKAVFKSSLTGIRAYQTNDVDVLKSISSIINSSFFSYYIIATGSSAGIEREQTHDEEKWSVPFNKSEELIDKFHSVEKLSKEYYTVDMIDDFLKNQLEDSIENLNAEVINLFEPSNQEKDLIDYTNTVTIPLLKGKGIEKNKVISKIKYKADILKKYCGIFIEHFGKRFNSDGHYFEVEVLWSDYLIMTKFKIVSEPSKEKDLIKWSKLDDKELIINLTKLGFENLSDSLFLQKDIKGFEEDYFYIAKPNQYKSWHSALAHLDLSEFINELHKNNEV; translated from the coding sequence ATGCAGTTAAAATCATTATTAGAAAAATTAAATCTATCAGATAAGGATGGATTGTTTTTTTATGGTGATTTAGATAATGAAAAAACTAGTTTTCTATCTATTAGGATTAAAGAGATTTTCTCTGAAGAAATTAAACCTGATGCTTTTTTTTGTATCAATAATGAGCCCCTAATTTTATTTTTTGAAAAAAAAAGAGATTTAGAAAAATTAGAAAGGCAGATTTGGAATCTTAATCAATCCCCTGTAATATTTATCCATGATGATAATCAATGGTTAATAAAAAATGGGTTTAAATTTTTAAAATCTACAAAAAGACTAGACATTTTAACCTCAAGTAAAAACCTCAAAGATTTTGAGTATTTTGAGCTAATAACAGGTAATAGTTGGGAGAAGCACCAGAAAAAATTTGAAAAAAAAAATAGAGTAGATTTTTATTTACTTAAAAACATTGAAGAAGCAAGAAGTGTTCTTATAAACCCCAAATTTGGTAATTTACATCCTAAGGTTGCAAACTCATTGCTAGGTAGAGTTATATTCATTAGATATTTGATTGATAGAAATGTTGAGCTAAATAAATATCATATAAAAGAAAAAGAGGATTTTTATCAAATTCTTTCTAATCATAAAGAAACTTATCAGTTCTTCCAGCAGGTAAAAGATGATTTCAATGGAAATTTATTTCCCCTTAAATATAAAATAAATGATATAGAAATAAATGAAAATGAGAAAGTTAATGCTGGGCATCTTTCAATTATCTCAAGTCTTTTAAAAGGGGACAAAATACATTCAGATAGCAATATTGAACTTTCATTATTTGAAATTTATGATTTCTCAATCATCCCTATTGAATTTGTAAGTAATGTGTATGAAAAATTCATTGGAGTTGATAAACAGGCAGATAGTGGAGCCTATTATACCCCACTATTTTTAGTTGATTATATACAAAAAGAAACTGTTTCAAAATACTTTTTAGACAATCCTAATGAATATAATTGTAAGGTTCTAGACCCAGCTTGTGGTTCAGGTATCTTTTTAGTAGAAACATTAAGACAAATTATCTCTCAATACACCAAACAGCATCCTGTAAATGTTGATAATGAGGTAGAATATAATCAATATAAGGATAAGCTAAAATCATTATTACAAAATAACATATTTGGTATTGATAAAGATGAAAATGCTATTTCTGTTGCTATTTTTTCTCTTTATATAACTTTATTAGACAGTCTAAAGCCTAAAAGCATTGTTGGTTTTAAATTTCCACTTTTAGAAAACACAAATTTTTTTGTTGCTGATTTTTTTGATACAAATAATACTTATAATACAGAATTAAAAAAACATCATTTTCAATTTATTCTAGGGAATCCACCTTGGAAAACCAAGGGACATCCTAAAGAAAAACAATTATTTGAAAAGTATATTGAAAATAGAAAAAAACAAGAAAACTCAAGTTTAGAAATAGAAAACAGAGAAATTGCTGAGGCGTTTCTAGTAAGGGTTTCTGATTTTAATTTTTATGAGTCAGGGTTAATTATAACTAGTAAGGTACTTTATAAAATTAGTAGAAAAAAAGAAAAGAAAGGGGTGTTTAGAAAATATTTTTTAAACCATTTTCTTGTTAGACAGGTTGTTGAACTTTCATCAGTAAGACATCAAATTTTCAATAACTCTAATGATAGTGCTGTAGCACCTGCAACAATATTATTCTATAAAAAAGAAAATGACATCGAAAAATTAAGAGAAAATATTGTTAAACACATTTCTCTTAAACCTAACATATTTTTTGAAGCTTTTAAATTAATGGTAATTGAAAAATATGACATTAAGGATATTGCTCAAAAGTTTTTTATTGATGAGGATTGGATGTGGAAAGTATTGGTTTATGGAAACATTTTAGACTACTATTTTATAAAAAGACTGAAAGATAACTATTCAACAATAGGGAAAGTAATATCTGATAAATCAAAATTTGTCTTTGGACAAGGAGTTATGGAAGGTGGTGGAGATGAAAATGACTTTAGTGAATTTTTAGGTTATAAATATATTAACAGTAGTAAAAAAGATGTTAGACAATATTACATAAAATATTCTGACATATGGACTAATCCCATAGTGCATAGAAATAGAAATCCTTTATTATTTGATAAGAATATATTACTTATCACAGAAGGGATTAACAACAAATTTAGAGCAATTTCTGCTGTTAACTATGAAAAAGCTGTTTTCAAAAGTTCATTGACAGGTATTAGGGCTTATCAAACCAATGATGTTGATGTATTGAAGTCTATTTCAAGTATTATAAACTCATCTTTTTTTAGTTATTATATTATTGCAACAGGCTCTTCAGCAGGTATAGAAAGGGAGCAAACTCATGATGAAGAGAAGTGGAGTGTGCCATTTAATAAAAGTGAAGAATTAATAGATAAATTTCATTCTGTAGAGAAGCTTTCAAAAGAGTATTATACTGTTGATATGATAGATGATTTTCTAAAAAACCAATTAGAAGACTCTATTGAAAATCTTAATGCAGAAGTAATTAATTTATTTGAACCATCAAATCAAGAAAAAGATTTGATAGATTACACCAATACTGTTACAATTCCACTTTTAAAAGGCAAAGGTATTGAGAAGAATAAAGTAATCTCTAAAATAAAATATAAAGCTGATATACTAAAAAAATACTGTGGAATCTTTATTGAACATTTTGGGAAAAGGTTTAATAGTGATGGTCATTATTTTGAAGTAGAAGTTCTGTGGTCTGATTATTTGATAATGACAAAATTTAAAATAGTATCAGAACCATCTAAAGAAAAAGATTTAATTAAATGGTCTAAACTTGATGATAAGGAATTAATTATTAATCTGACAAAATTAGGATTTGAAAATCTTAGTGATAGTTTATTCTTACAAAAAGATATTAAAGGATTTGAAGAAGATTATTTCTATATAGCAAAACCTAATCAATATAAATCTTGGCACTCTGCATTAGCTCATTTAGATTTATCTGAGTTTATTAATGAACTGCATAAAAATAATGAGGTATAA